Proteins encoded by one window of Streptomyces sp. LX-29:
- a CDS encoding helix-turn-helix domain-containing protein produces MDYPPSPAALPARLRADPRVTSALARRDIGAIFGIAKAEAGISYNRLAEACGIRAERVSRMARGDGMVTSLPVLERVADGLRIPGICLGLAERPWEKPAHTPPGDHHEDGDDPMKRRDVLRGALAAGLAGPGLAALTTTRHDTDAALAADHSSADLGYWEHAAERYSYGYHGQAPAKVLSDLVADFTDMKPLLSQPQTVKNRATLCHVTGQMAGMIAIVLHDLGQHREAHGWFHTAGRAADEAGDLLLHAWVLGREAMVPLNYGAPQAAAHLAAKARHFAGDKPSAAAALASAVASRAYAIGGHKDKARHAVADVEAMMERLTPQQQADTWFGYPAQKHHVHMSQALTLLGETSRAYATQERALELSRSPSLMTRALIAIDKAACRAHDGARDEAAHIAAQAYGALPASYRSGLTRTRAMALYESLPKQTAGRDQLANALALPT; encoded by the coding sequence ATGGACTACCCACCGTCACCGGCCGCCCTGCCCGCACGGCTGCGGGCCGATCCACGCGTCACCAGCGCTCTTGCCCGTCGAGACATCGGGGCCATCTTCGGCATCGCGAAGGCTGAGGCGGGCATCAGCTACAACAGGCTCGCCGAAGCGTGCGGCATACGCGCCGAACGGGTAAGCCGGATGGCACGGGGCGACGGCATGGTCACCTCCTTGCCGGTCCTCGAAAGAGTCGCGGACGGCCTCCGGATTCCCGGAATTTGCTTAGGCTTGGCGGAAAGGCCGTGGGAGAAACCCGCCCACACTCCACCAGGTGATCATCACGAAGATGGAGACGACCCCATGAAGCGCCGCGACGTTCTGCGCGGCGCGCTCGCTGCCGGTCTGGCAGGTCCCGGGCTCGCCGCTTTAACGACCACCCGCCACGACACCGACGCCGCTCTGGCCGCCGACCACAGCTCCGCCGATCTCGGCTACTGGGAGCACGCCGCCGAGCGCTACAGCTACGGCTACCACGGGCAGGCCCCGGCCAAGGTCCTCTCCGACCTGGTCGCGGACTTCACCGACATGAAGCCGCTTCTGTCACAGCCGCAGACCGTCAAGAACCGCGCCACGCTGTGCCACGTGACCGGGCAGATGGCGGGAATGATCGCGATTGTTCTGCACGACCTCGGCCAGCACCGCGAGGCGCACGGCTGGTTCCACACAGCCGGGCGCGCAGCCGATGAAGCCGGCGACCTCCTCCTGCATGCCTGGGTCCTGGGGCGAGAGGCGATGGTGCCGCTCAATTACGGTGCCCCCCAGGCCGCCGCCCACCTTGCGGCGAAGGCCCGCCATTTCGCGGGCGACAAGCCGAGCGCCGCCGCCGCGCTGGCATCAGCGGTAGCCTCCCGCGCCTACGCCATCGGCGGCCACAAGGACAAGGCCCGTCACGCCGTGGCCGACGTGGAGGCGATGATGGAGCGCCTGACCCCGCAGCAACAGGCCGACACCTGGTTCGGGTACCCGGCGCAGAAGCACCACGTCCACATGAGCCAGGCCCTGACCCTGCTCGGGGAAACGTCGCGGGCCTATGCCACCCAGGAGCGGGCGCTGGAGCTGTCGCGCTCCCCGTCGTTGATGACGCGGGCGCTCATCGCCATAGACAAGGCGGCCTGCCGGGCTCACGACGGGGCACGGGACGAGGCGGCGCACATCGCCGCCCAGGCGTACGGGGCCCTCCCAGCCTCCTACCGATCCGGGCTCACCCGCACCCGCGCCATGGCCCTCTACGAGTCCCTGCCGAAGCAGACGGCGGGGCGCGACCAGCTCGCCAACGCGCTCGCCCTGCCAACCTGA
- the cyaB gene encoding class IV adenylate cyclase gives MIEAELKARVRAPKDVMEQLERMAEGREEVYQDTYYDDPSGSLGAQDQELRVRTIRGPHSTRTVLTYKGARIDPTSGSKPEHETGVDNPDSVHALLRGLGYVPVISFQKRCRNYKLSSHGRGLLATLVEVPEIAGTFLEVETMVQEDEELSSALDDIRSVMSELGVCEEDFTLELYTDAVAARRVPAPVTEGAPPRTP, from the coding sequence TTGATCGAAGCAGAGCTGAAGGCGCGTGTTCGCGCCCCGAAGGACGTCATGGAGCAGCTTGAACGCATGGCAGAGGGGCGGGAGGAGGTCTATCAGGACACCTACTACGACGACCCATCGGGAAGCCTCGGCGCGCAGGACCAGGAACTGAGGGTCCGCACAATCCGTGGGCCCCACTCAACTCGAACCGTCCTCACGTACAAGGGCGCCCGGATCGACCCGACCTCCGGCTCGAAGCCAGAGCACGAAACGGGTGTGGACAACCCGGATTCCGTTCACGCCCTGCTGCGCGGACTCGGCTATGTTCCGGTGATCTCGTTCCAGAAACGATGCCGGAACTACAAGCTCAGCTCTCACGGGCGCGGCCTACTCGCCACGCTGGTCGAAGTGCCGGAGATCGCGGGAACTTTCCTGGAAGTCGAGACCATGGTCCAAGAGGATGAAGAACTCTCATCGGCGCTTGACGACATCCGGTCTGTCATGAGCGAACTCGGCGTCTGTGAGGAAGACTTCACGTTGGAGCTCTACACAGACGCCGTAGCGGCTCGGCGTGTGCCTGCCCCCGTGACCGAAGGAGCACCTCCCCGAACACCATGA
- a CDS encoding DUF397 domain-containing protein, whose translation MHEVGPIEARWRTSSYSSGNGQCVEIAFLHGVVATRDSKNPDGPTLAFPVPVWAAFVASVTEGERPCG comes from the coding sequence ATGCATGAGGTGGGCCCTATAGAGGCGAGATGGCGTACGAGCTCCTACAGCAGTGGAAATGGCCAATGCGTCGAGATCGCGTTCCTTCACGGGGTGGTGGCAACGCGAGACAGCAAGAACCCCGACGGCCCAACCCTCGCCTTCCCCGTACCCGTCTGGGCGGCGTTTGTCGCCTCCGTCACGGAAGGAGAGAGGCCCTGCGGCTGA
- a CDS encoding helix-turn-helix transcriptional regulator, translating to MGELMSGQNRPSSCADEGLVVVTPKRQIPTVRLRRLAAELRRLRNGSELTREDVTNRTGINEATLYRIETARVRPQRRTLVALLDLYEVRDPHRGEVLALLQGANKQGWLRPYHSELPEEYTAYISFESEAWEVRNYESLFVPGLLQTEDYARAVIRGTLPMATAEAVEQRVQARVERKYVLTKDDPLRLWAITDEAALRRLVGGRKVMREQLEHLARVIQEPHVTLQAIPFSAGAHAGMPGSFVLMGFADAEDPEIVYLDSMAGDLFLEAEIDVRRYGVMFDNLRAQALSPDGTLSLITELIGDML from the coding sequence ATGGGCGAGCTGATGAGCGGCCAGAATCGGCCGTCGTCTTGCGCAGATGAAGGGTTGGTTGTGGTGACTCCGAAGCGCCAGATCCCCACGGTCCGCCTCCGTCGCCTCGCGGCAGAGCTACGACGCCTCCGCAATGGCTCAGAGCTGACCAGGGAAGACGTCACGAACCGTACGGGCATCAACGAGGCGACGCTGTATCGCATCGAGACGGCACGCGTCCGGCCCCAGCGCCGGACGCTGGTCGCGTTGCTGGACCTCTACGAAGTGCGTGATCCGCACCGTGGCGAAGTCCTGGCCCTCTTGCAGGGTGCGAACAAACAAGGGTGGCTACGGCCGTATCACAGCGAACTACCCGAGGAATACACTGCCTACATCAGCTTCGAGAGCGAAGCATGGGAAGTCCGCAACTACGAGTCCCTGTTCGTCCCCGGCCTCTTGCAGACCGAGGACTACGCGCGAGCCGTGATCAGAGGGACGTTGCCCATGGCCACTGCCGAGGCGGTAGAGCAACGAGTGCAGGCGCGCGTCGAGCGAAAGTACGTGCTCACAAAGGACGACCCGCTACGGCTCTGGGCGATCACGGACGAGGCCGCGCTGCGCCGCCTGGTCGGCGGCCGCAAGGTCATGCGTGAACAGTTGGAACACCTGGCCCGGGTCATACAGGAACCGCATGTAACGCTCCAGGCCATCCCGTTCAGCGCGGGAGCGCACGCGGGAATGCCCGGCTCGTTCGTCCTGATGGGCTTCGCCGACGCGGAAGATCCCGAGATCGTGTACCTGGACAGCATGGCCGGCGACCTCTTCCTCGAAGCCGAGATCGACGTACGCCGGTACGGCGTGATGTTCGACAACCTGCGTGCCCAGGCACTCAGCCCGGATGGCACGCTGAGCCTGATCACCGAGTTGATCGGCGACATGCTGTGA
- a CDS encoding LysR family transcriptional regulator — MLDLSRLRALHAVGVHGSVSAAAIALGYTPSAVSQQIAKLERETRTTLLERQGRGVALTDAARQLADTAEELLALVERAETALEERRGQPAGRLVIGAFATAARGLLPTVLAELKDRHASLDVRLVEVDPHLSPDLVARGVIDLAVAHDWDIAPRPAPDGVRQAVIGDDPSDVLVPARHPLADRTTLRREELVGLRWICQPPGTVCHDWLVRTLRATGHEPDLAYQVAEYHSQIALVAAGLGVALVPALGRGPLPDGVIAIPLRPTPIRRLYALWRPGAARRPAITETVRLLREHWEPRAG, encoded by the coding sequence ATGCTTGACCTGTCGCGGTTGCGGGCGCTGCACGCCGTCGGCGTCCACGGCTCCGTCAGCGCGGCCGCCATCGCGCTCGGCTACACGCCCTCGGCGGTCTCCCAGCAGATCGCCAAGCTGGAGCGGGAGACCCGTACGACGCTGCTGGAGCGACAGGGCCGCGGGGTGGCTCTGACCGACGCGGCGCGCCAGCTGGCGGATACGGCCGAGGAGCTGCTGGCCCTGGTCGAGCGGGCGGAGACCGCCCTGGAGGAGCGCCGCGGCCAGCCCGCGGGCCGCCTGGTGATCGGCGCCTTCGCCACGGCGGCGCGCGGTCTGCTGCCGACGGTCCTCGCCGAGCTGAAGGACCGCCACGCGTCCTTGGACGTCCGCCTGGTCGAGGTCGACCCGCACCTCTCCCCCGACCTGGTGGCCCGAGGGGTGATCGACCTGGCCGTCGCCCACGACTGGGACATCGCGCCCCGCCCGGCCCCCGACGGCGTCCGACAGGCGGTGATCGGCGACGACCCCTCGGACGTCCTGGTCCCGGCGCGGCACCCGCTGGCCGACCGCACAACCCTGCGCCGGGAGGAGCTGGTGGGCCTCCGCTGGATCTGCCAGCCACCGGGAACGGTCTGCCACGACTGGCTGGTCCGCACCCTGCGCGCCACCGGCCACGAGCCCGACCTGGCCTACCAGGTCGCCGAGTACCACTCGCAGATCGCCCTGGTCGCCGCCGGGCTGGGCGTCGCCCTGGTCCCCGCCCTCGGCCGCGGCCCGCTCCCGGACGGCGTCATCGCCATCCCGCTCCGCCCCACCCCGATCCGCCGGCTGTACGCCCTCTGGCGCCCCGGCGCCGCCCGCCGCCCCGCCATCACCGAAACGGTCCGACTGCTACGGGAGCACTGGGAGCCGCGGGCGGGCTGA
- a CDS encoding sugar phosphate isomerase/epimerase family protein: MKLAFSTLGVPGAPLSEVVALAADHGYQGVELRAHPEEPVHPGLGTAERRRAAEEFRAAGVEVLAVAGYARVAAPGSDGPVLAELRALLGLARDLGARHVRVFPGAGERPEDEADADAVRRLAAVAPYAAELGVRLLVETHDSHRTGAAVARLLGRVEHGGVVGPDEIGHGAVGAIWDVLHPWLGGEEPTDSYAALAPHLAYVQLKDVASADDTTPLPLGAGVLPLTECLGLLSRAGWDGWLCWEYEKRWYPRVPELAGLLGAAREWLRRLPGAAP; encoded by the coding sequence ATGAAGCTTGCCTTCTCGACGCTGGGCGTCCCCGGCGCGCCCCTCTCCGAGGTGGTCGCGCTCGCCGCCGACCACGGCTACCAGGGCGTGGAGCTGCGCGCCCACCCGGAGGAGCCGGTGCACCCGGGGCTCGGCACGGCCGAACGACGCCGGGCGGCCGAGGAGTTCAGGGCGGCGGGGGTGGAGGTCCTCGCCGTCGCCGGATACGCGCGGGTCGCCGCGCCCGGCTCCGACGGACCCGTCCTCGCCGAGCTGCGCGCCCTCCTCGGCCTGGCCCGGGATCTGGGGGCCCGCCACGTCCGGGTCTTCCCGGGCGCCGGGGAGCGCCCCGAGGACGAGGCGGACGCCGACGCCGTGCGCCGCCTGGCCGCCGTCGCGCCATACGCCGCCGAGCTGGGGGTGCGGCTGCTGGTGGAGACCCATGACTCGCATCGCACCGGGGCGGCCGTGGCGCGGCTGCTCGGCCGGGTGGAGCACGGCGGGGTGGTCGGTCCCGACGAGATCGGCCATGGCGCGGTGGGCGCGATCTGGGATGTGCTGCACCCATGGCTGGGCGGCGAGGAGCCGACCGACTCCTATGCGGCCCTCGCCCCCCACCTGGCCTATGTGCAACTCAAGGACGTCGCCTCGGCGGACGACACCACCCCCTTGCCGCTGGGCGCCGGAGTGCTCCCGCTGACCGAGTGCCTGGGGCTGCTCAGCCGCGCGGGCTGGGACGGCTGGCTGTGCTGGGAGTACGAGAAGCGCTGGTACCCGCGTGTCCCGGAGCTGGCGGGGCTGCTGGGCGCGGCGCGGGAGTGGCTCCGGCGGCTGCCGGGCGCCGCGCCCTGA
- a CDS encoding helix-turn-helix domain-containing GNAT family N-acetyltransferase, translating to MGHGDDLRATVDEVRRFQRLYTRLTGSLDHPGRPHTPYTPSEARILCELSRRERTHVSQLREDLGLTAAHLSRTLGRFEEQGLITRERHHMDARYQQVLLTAAGRAVAAELEERSRASVALLLRGLRWADLRRLRDALRIATDVLGEPRPPSPVRLRPPAPGDYGWIVQRHGALYAREFGWDAAFEGLVARIVGDFAAGHDPACERAWIAELADRPVGSVLCVRDADDPRAARLRLLLVEPDARGEGIGELLVRRCVDFARERGYREVVLWTNDVLSAARTIYERVGFELVAERPHHSFGVDLVGQDWRLALTT from the coding sequence ATGGGGCACGGGGACGACCTGCGCGCAACCGTGGACGAGGTGCGCCGCTTCCAACGCCTCTACACCCGGCTCACCGGGTCCCTGGACCATCCCGGCCGGCCGCACACGCCCTACACGCCCAGCGAGGCGCGGATCCTCTGCGAGCTCTCGCGGCGCGAGCGCACCCATGTCTCCCAGCTGCGCGAGGACCTCGGGCTGACCGCCGCGCATCTGAGCCGGACCCTCGGCCGGTTCGAGGAGCAGGGTCTGATCACCCGGGAGCGGCACCACATGGACGCCCGCTACCAGCAGGTCCTGCTCACCGCGGCCGGCCGGGCGGTCGCCGCGGAGCTGGAGGAGCGTTCACGGGCCTCCGTCGCCCTGCTGCTGCGCGGGCTGCGCTGGGCCGATCTGCGCAGGTTGCGGGACGCGCTGCGCATCGCGACGGACGTCCTGGGGGAGCCGCGGCCGCCGTCCCCGGTGCGGCTGCGGCCGCCGGCACCGGGCGATTACGGCTGGATCGTGCAGCGGCACGGGGCGCTGTACGCCCGTGAGTTCGGCTGGGACGCCGCGTTCGAGGGCCTGGTGGCCCGCATCGTCGGCGACTTCGCCGCCGGGCACGACCCGGCGTGCGAACGGGCCTGGATCGCGGAGCTCGCCGACCGCCCGGTGGGCTCCGTGCTCTGCGTGCGCGACGCGGACGATCCGCGGGCCGCGCGGCTGCGCCTGCTGCTGGTCGAGCCGGACGCGCGGGGCGAGGGCATCGGGGAGCTGCTGGTACGGCGGTGCGTGGACTTCGCGCGCGAGAGGGGCTACCGGGAGGTCGTGCTGTGGACCAACGACGTGCTCTCCGCCGCGCGGACGATCTACGAGCGGGTCGGTTTCGAGCTGGTCGCCGAGCGGCCCCACCACAGCTTCGGCGTCGACCTGGTCGGCCAGGACTGGCGCCTCGCGCTGACGACCTGA
- a CDS encoding LacI family DNA-binding transcriptional regulator, with product MTVTLADVAARARVSAATVSRVLSGNYPVAESTRARVLRAVDELEYVVNGPASALAAATSDLVGVLVNDIADPFFGIIAGAVQSEMGGAGEPGARREPGRGGEPRRGGEKLAVICNTGGSPERELTYLTLLQRQRAAAVILTGGAIEHPEHAAAVEAKASRLAAAGTRVVLCGRPPIPDATTLTFDNRGGARRLTEHLLAFGHRRIGYVAGPADRSTTRDRLEGHREALAGQGLADGAERLTVHGPYDRSCGYDATLELLRREPRLTAVIAANDTVALGACAALRDQGLRIPHDVSVAGFDDLPFSVDAVPSLTTVRLPLHDAGARAGRLALGREPEPPGGVAMVRAELMARASTAPPRAGAAA from the coding sequence ATGACAGTGACGCTGGCTGATGTGGCGGCGCGGGCGCGGGTCTCGGCGGCGACCGTCTCCCGCGTCCTGAGCGGCAACTACCCGGTGGCCGAGTCGACCCGGGCCCGGGTGCTGCGGGCGGTCGACGAGCTGGAGTACGTGGTCAACGGCCCGGCAAGCGCTCTCGCGGCCGCCACCTCTGACCTGGTCGGCGTCCTCGTCAACGACATCGCGGACCCGTTCTTCGGGATCATCGCCGGTGCCGTGCAGTCGGAGATGGGCGGTGCCGGCGAGCCGGGCGCCCGCCGTGAACCGGGCCGTGGCGGGGAGCCGCGGCGCGGTGGCGAGAAGCTGGCCGTCATCTGCAACACCGGCGGTTCGCCGGAGCGCGAACTCACCTATCTCACCCTGCTCCAGCGTCAGCGCGCGGCCGCCGTCATCCTCACCGGCGGCGCGATCGAGCACCCCGAGCACGCGGCCGCCGTGGAGGCCAAGGCATCCCGGCTGGCCGCCGCCGGCACCCGGGTGGTGCTCTGCGGACGTCCCCCGATCCCCGACGCCACCACGCTGACCTTCGACAACCGCGGTGGCGCGCGCCGGCTGACCGAGCACCTGCTGGCCTTCGGCCACCGCCGCATCGGCTATGTCGCCGGCCCGGCCGACCGCAGCACCACTCGGGACCGTCTGGAGGGGCACCGGGAGGCGCTGGCCGGCCAGGGCCTCGCCGACGGAGCCGAGCGACTGACCGTCCACGGCCCGTACGACCGCTCCTGCGGCTATGACGCCACCCTCGAACTGCTGCGCAGGGAACCGCGGCTGACCGCGGTCATAGCCGCCAACGACACCGTCGCGCTCGGCGCCTGCGCGGCCCTGCGCGACCAAGGGCTGCGGATCCCGCACGACGTCTCGGTCGCCGGCTTCGACGACCTGCCGTTCAGCGTGGACGCCGTGCCGTCGCTCACTACCGTGCGACTGCCGCTGCACGACGCGGGGGCGCGGGCCGGCAGGCTGGCGCTGGGCCGCGAGCCGGAGCCGCCGGGCGGGGTGGCGATGGTACGGGCCGAACTGATGGCCCGCGCGTCGACCGCGCCGCCCCGCGCCGGCGCCGCGGCCTGA
- a CDS encoding Gfo/Idh/MocA family oxidoreductase — MSRKTLRIAMNGVTGRMGHRQHLVRSLLAIREQGGVDIGDGGTLWPEPVLVGRREHALTALAERHGLDPVGDVSTDLDAVLADPSVDIYFDAQATTAREGAVRKAIAAGKHVYTEKPSAGSLTGALELARLAEAAGVRHGVVQDKLFLPGVRKLKRLIDGGFFGQILSVRGEFGYWVFEGDWQPAQRPSWNYRAQDGGSIAADMFPHWEYLLRELFGPVRTVQALVTTHIPRRWDERGKPYEATADDAAYGIFELDGGIVAQVNSSWAVRVHRDELVEFQVDGTEGSAVAGLRECHVQHRATTPKPVWNPDQPTAERFREQWQRVPDNAGDEADNAFRAQWELFLRHVALGEPWHWDLLAGARGVQLAELGLASSASGRRLDVPELTL, encoded by the coding sequence GTGTCCCGCAAGACCTTACGCATCGCCATGAACGGGGTGACCGGCCGCATGGGCCACCGTCAGCACCTCGTGCGCTCGCTGCTCGCCATCCGGGAGCAGGGCGGCGTCGACATCGGTGACGGCGGCACGCTGTGGCCGGAACCGGTGCTGGTGGGGCGGCGGGAGCACGCGCTGACCGCGCTGGCCGAGCGCCATGGACTGGACCCGGTCGGCGACGTCAGCACCGACCTCGACGCGGTGCTCGCCGACCCGTCCGTGGACATCTACTTCGACGCCCAGGCCACCACGGCCCGCGAGGGCGCCGTACGGAAGGCGATCGCGGCCGGCAAACACGTCTACACCGAGAAGCCCAGCGCCGGATCGCTGACCGGGGCGCTGGAGTTGGCCCGGCTCGCCGAGGCCGCCGGGGTGCGGCACGGAGTGGTCCAGGACAAGCTCTTCCTACCGGGCGTGCGCAAGCTCAAGCGGCTGATCGACGGCGGCTTCTTCGGCCAGATCCTTTCGGTGCGTGGCGAATTCGGGTACTGGGTCTTCGAGGGGGACTGGCAGCCGGCGCAGCGGCCGTCGTGGAACTACCGCGCGCAGGACGGCGGCAGCATCGCCGCCGACATGTTCCCCCACTGGGAGTACCTGCTGCGCGAGCTGTTCGGTCCGGTGCGGACCGTGCAGGCGCTGGTCACCACGCACATCCCACGCCGGTGGGACGAGCGGGGCAAGCCGTACGAGGCGACCGCCGACGACGCCGCGTACGGGATCTTCGAGCTCGACGGCGGGATCGTGGCGCAGGTCAACTCCTCCTGGGCGGTGCGGGTGCACCGCGACGAGCTGGTGGAGTTCCAGGTGGACGGCACCGAGGGCTCGGCCGTGGCGGGGCTGCGTGAATGCCATGTGCAGCACCGCGCCACCACGCCCAAGCCGGTCTGGAACCCCGACCAGCCGACGGCCGAACGGTTCCGCGAGCAGTGGCAGCGGGTCCCCGACAACGCGGGCGACGAGGCCGACAACGCCTTCAGGGCGCAGTGGGAGCTGTTCCTGCGCCATGTGGCCCTCGGCGAGCCCTGGCACTGGGACCTGCTGGCCGGAGCGCGCGGCGTCCAACTGGCCGAGCTGGGCCTGGCCTCCTCGGCCTCCGGGCGTCGGCTGGACGTGCCGGAGCTGACGCTGTGA
- a CDS encoding dihydrodipicolinate synthase family protein: protein MTLRLPRAGGALTAYRPRTEPVWHPPSGRPPASRAVFAAAHVVADPYADSGPEGPAVVDWDATLAFRRHLWAHGLGVAEAMDTAQRGMGLDWATAAELITRSAAEAKAAGGRIVCGAGTDQLTGPASLAAVRTAYEEQLALVEGAGVPAVLLASRALAAVARGPEDYLEVYGSLLRQAAEPVVLHWLGAMFDPGLRGYWGADRPEEAAETLLALCRAHPDKVDGVKVSLLDAGREVELRRRLPAGVRCYTGDDFHYPELIAGDADGFSDALLGVFDPLAAPAAAALRRLDGGDARGFRALLDPTVALSRQLFRAPTRYYKTGVVFLAWLAGHQDHFTLLGGLQSARSLPHLARVYELADGLGLFPDPTLTTARMRHFLAVHGVAP, encoded by the coding sequence GTGACGCTCCGGCTGCCGCGCGCGGGCGGCGCGCTGACCGCGTACCGGCCGCGCACCGAGCCGGTCTGGCATCCGCCTTCCGGTCGCCCGCCCGCTTCCCGCGCGGTCTTCGCGGCCGCACACGTGGTCGCGGACCCGTACGCGGATTCCGGCCCCGAGGGCCCGGCCGTCGTGGACTGGGACGCCACCCTCGCCTTCCGCCGCCATCTGTGGGCGCACGGGCTCGGGGTGGCCGAGGCGATGGACACCGCGCAGCGCGGCATGGGCCTGGACTGGGCCACCGCGGCGGAGCTGATCACCCGGTCGGCGGCGGAGGCCAAGGCGGCCGGCGGCCGGATCGTCTGCGGCGCGGGCACCGACCAGCTGACCGGGCCGGCCTCGCTCGCCGCCGTCCGCACCGCCTACGAGGAGCAGTTGGCGCTGGTGGAGGGGGCGGGCGTGCCCGCCGTCCTGCTGGCCTCGCGCGCGCTGGCCGCCGTCGCGCGCGGCCCCGAGGACTATCTGGAGGTGTACGGATCGCTGCTGCGGCAGGCCGCCGAGCCGGTCGTCCTGCACTGGTTGGGCGCGATGTTCGACCCGGGCCTGCGCGGCTACTGGGGCGCCGACCGCCCGGAGGAGGCGGCCGAGACCCTGCTCGCGCTCTGCCGCGCCCACCCGGACAAGGTCGACGGGGTCAAGGTCTCGCTGCTGGACGCGGGGCGGGAAGTCGAGCTGCGCCGCCGGCTGCCCGCCGGGGTGCGCTGCTACACGGGCGACGACTTCCACTACCCCGAGCTCATCGCCGGCGACGCCGACGGCTTCAGCGACGCGCTGCTCGGCGTCTTCGACCCGCTGGCCGCACCGGCCGCCGCCGCCCTGCGGCGGCTGGACGGCGGCGACGCCCGGGGCTTCCGGGCGCTGCTGGACCCGACCGTGGCGCTGTCCCGGCAGCTGTTCCGGGCGCCGACCCGCTACTACAAGACCGGCGTGGTCTTCCTGGCCTGGCTCGCCGGCCACCAGGACCACTTCACCCTGCTCGGCGGCCTCCAGTCGGCGCGCTCGCTGCCCCATCTGGCCCGGGTGTACGAACTCGCCGACGGGCTGGGGCTGTTCCCCGACCCGACGCTGACCACGGCCCGCATGCGCCACTTCCTCGCCGTCCACGGAGTGGCGCCGTGA
- a CDS encoding sugar phosphate isomerase/epimerase family protein: MTDLAGFSLNQQTIRQWSLPRLVEGCARAGVTAVGLWREPVREYGVAATAALVRAAGLTVTSLCRGGFLTAADPAGRAAALADNRSAIDEAATLGTRTLVLVCGGLPDGSRDLGAARERIGEALAHLAPYAAERSVRLAVEPLHPMYAADRCVVSTLAQALDLAERFPADQVGVVVDTYHLWWDDTVAGQIARAGAGGRIAAFQLADWVTPLPEGVLLGRGQLGDGSVDLRWFRGRVTDAGYSGPAEVEIFNPALWARDGAEVLAETIGRFRAHVL, encoded by the coding sequence GTGACCGACCTGGCCGGGTTCAGCCTGAACCAGCAGACCATCCGGCAGTGGTCGCTGCCGCGGCTCGTCGAGGGCTGCGCGCGGGCCGGCGTCACGGCGGTCGGGCTGTGGCGGGAGCCGGTGCGGGAGTACGGGGTGGCGGCCACGGCCGCGCTGGTGCGGGCCGCCGGGCTGACCGTGACCAGCCTCTGCCGGGGCGGCTTCCTCACCGCCGCCGACCCGGCCGGGCGGGCGGCCGCGCTCGCCGACAACCGCTCCGCCATCGACGAGGCGGCGACGCTCGGCACCCGCACCCTGGTGCTGGTCTGCGGTGGGCTGCCCGACGGCAGCCGCGACCTGGGCGCCGCCCGGGAGCGGATCGGCGAGGCGCTCGCCCACCTCGCCCCGTACGCCGCCGAGCGGTCCGTGCGGCTGGCCGTCGAACCGCTGCACCCGATGTACGCCGCCGACCGCTGTGTGGTCTCCACCCTCGCCCAGGCCCTGGACCTGGCGGAGCGCTTCCCCGCCGACCAGGTGGGGGTGGTGGTGGACACGTACCACCTGTGGTGGGACGACACCGTGGCCGGGCAGATCGCCCGGGCCGGCGCCGGCGGCCGGATCGCCGCCTTCCAACTGGCCGACTGGGTGACTCCGCTGCCCGAGGGGGTGCTGCTGGGCCGGGGCCAGCTCGGGGACGGCTCCGTCGACCTGCGCTGGTTCCGCGGGCGGGTGACGGACGCCGGCTACTCCGGCCCGGCCGAGGTGGAGATCTTCAACCCGGCGCTGTGGGCGCGCGACGGCGCCGAGGTGCTGGCGGAGACGATCGGGCGTTTCCGCGCGCACGTGCTGTGA